One window of Chloroflexus aggregans DSM 9485 genomic DNA carries:
- a CDS encoding GAF domain-containing protein yields MTEPAHILVVEDDPDIRRIFQAVLSRDGFRVSIVNSGEEALSFLQLITPDLILLDLALPGIGGDEVTRRIKSDRSKPFIPVIIVSAHADLDTSVSNLDAGADDVLVKPVDFNLLLARVRALLRLQRAQRSLQQEQRKTELLLHLSRDLGSSIDLDVLLTGFLNHLADAVGAVRASIILTGFVEDKILLYSSSRYPAVAELQDIVRYGVAGLALRERSPILIADTRLDQRWLVTSPVHNDVRSVVAMPIIRDNRVWGVITLVHHTPGYFTSEHLELLASVAAQSAVALESARLYRLSEQQKELLARRAEELRQINEINQLLSELMQIDQLGRLLVQMLHHQFGYPLVALVLRQAEQLVVQSVAGTQQFETGKVVIGAESGISGWVCRNRKPLRIDDVTQDARFIPCLPDEARMRSALSVPVLLPREGVVGTIELRSPQLAAFSPNDEAIVSAIANQLAIAIYNARLFANEQRRIAQLSEINRLSLALTAQFTAPDNLQRTVEAVAHIFQVDQAAMVLFGIQPSETVVVMSGPASPHDNDLINFVSNHALLATYVAKLAQPQQYTDLDAHDILAPLRAFFAARGIRSIVIVPLIVTGQAQGILALDITRRGVLEKTELEMASTVASLIVQILENARLYRVVNDERSTLDAVLRSATDPILLIDTDARLLLSNPAAHERLQIDPVVHRDQPVDQFPALRAVLPFLDRDSPTTVEIEPKPNVIFSVSIAPVRGVDNKEIGRVVVFRDISAIKQLERQERERVRSVFRRYVSPQVAERLLSAGSDFGAPTERTVAVLFADMRGFTTLTEQIDARVLVERILNRYFTAMTEVLYAYDGTIDKFLGDGLIGVFGSPIAHPDDPQRVIRAAVSMQRAFAKLAKQWQEELNLRIGMGIGIGYGTAVVGNVGSAQRQDYTLIGDVVNTASRLCGIAQAGQIIVSSQLASVLGEQSPYPLRLLGVTRLKGKQEEHMIYEVVLDQMVRTSLAR; encoded by the coding sequence ATGACCGAACCGGCACATATTTTGGTCGTTGAAGACGACCCCGATATTCGGCGAATCTTTCAAGCGGTACTCTCCCGTGACGGCTTTCGCGTCTCAATTGTCAATTCAGGCGAAGAGGCGTTAAGTTTTCTGCAACTGATTACGCCGGATTTAATCTTACTTGATTTAGCTTTGCCCGGTATTGGTGGGGATGAAGTAACCAGGCGAATTAAGTCGGATCGCTCGAAGCCTTTCATTCCGGTGATTATCGTTTCGGCCCACGCCGATCTCGATACAAGCGTTAGTAATCTCGATGCCGGCGCCGATGATGTACTGGTCAAGCCGGTTGATTTCAACCTTTTGCTGGCACGGGTACGCGCTTTGCTTCGTCTGCAACGGGCACAACGTAGTTTGCAGCAAGAGCAGCGCAAAACGGAATTATTGCTCCACCTCTCTCGCGATCTAGGATCGAGCATCGATCTCGATGTATTACTCACCGGTTTTCTCAACCATTTGGCCGATGCTGTTGGCGCAGTACGGGCGAGCATTATTCTGACCGGTTTTGTCGAAGATAAAATCTTGCTCTACTCAAGTAGTCGCTATCCGGCAGTTGCCGAGTTGCAAGATATTGTGCGTTACGGAGTGGCCGGTTTGGCCTTGCGTGAACGCAGCCCGATTTTGATTGCCGATACGCGGCTCGATCAGCGCTGGTTGGTCACCTCGCCGGTCCATAACGATGTGCGGTCGGTCGTGGCGATGCCGATTATCCGTGACAATCGGGTATGGGGAGTGATCACCCTCGTTCACCATACACCGGGCTATTTTACCTCAGAACATTTAGAATTGTTAGCTTCGGTGGCAGCCCAAAGTGCAGTAGCATTAGAGAGTGCGCGTCTGTACCGGTTGAGTGAGCAACAGAAAGAGCTGCTCGCGCGACGGGCCGAAGAATTACGTCAGATCAACGAGATCAATCAACTCTTGTCGGAGTTGATGCAGATCGATCAACTGGGGCGCTTGTTGGTGCAGATGCTCCACCACCAATTCGGATACCCGTTGGTGGCGCTGGTGCTGCGTCAAGCCGAACAACTTGTGGTGCAGTCCGTTGCCGGCACTCAGCAGTTTGAGACGGGCAAGGTCGTGATCGGCGCCGAGAGTGGTATCAGTGGGTGGGTGTGTCGTAACCGCAAACCGTTGCGGATCGACGATGTGACCCAAGATGCCCGCTTTATCCCTTGCTTGCCCGATGAAGCGCGGATGCGGTCGGCGTTGAGTGTGCCGGTGCTGTTGCCGCGCGAAGGGGTGGTAGGCACCATTGAGCTGCGTAGTCCGCAGCTTGCTGCGTTTAGTCCGAACGATGAAGCTATTGTATCGGCGATTGCCAATCAGTTGGCGATTGCGATTTACAATGCCCGCTTATTTGCAAATGAGCAACGGCGGATTGCCCAACTTAGCGAGATCAACCGATTGTCGCTGGCCCTGACCGCACAGTTCACGGCACCTGATAATCTCCAACGCACGGTCGAAGCGGTTGCCCATATCTTTCAGGTAGACCAGGCAGCAATGGTGTTATTTGGTATTCAGCCTAGTGAGACGGTTGTCGTAATGAGTGGGCCGGCCTCACCACACGATAACGATCTCATCAATTTTGTCAGCAACCATGCCTTGCTGGCTACCTATGTCGCCAAATTGGCGCAGCCACAACAATATACCGATTTGGACGCGCACGATATATTAGCTCCGCTGCGAGCGTTCTTTGCCGCCCGTGGGATTCGGTCAATCGTGATCGTTCCACTCATTGTCACCGGTCAAGCGCAGGGTATTCTGGCGTTGGATATTACTCGACGGGGGGTGCTGGAGAAGACGGAATTAGAGATGGCCTCGACCGTCGCCAGCCTGATCGTGCAGATTTTGGAAAATGCTCGGCTGTACCGAGTGGTGAATGATGAGCGTTCAACCCTCGATGCAGTCTTGCGGAGCGCAACCGACCCCATTTTACTGATAGATACTGATGCGCGGTTGCTCTTGTCGAATCCGGCAGCACACGAGCGCTTGCAGATCGATCCGGTCGTTCACCGTGATCAGCCGGTTGATCAATTTCCGGCGTTGCGTGCTGTGTTGCCGTTCCTTGATCGGGATAGTCCGACGACGGTTGAGATCGAGCCGAAGCCGAACGTCATTTTTAGCGTCAGCATTGCGCCGGTGCGAGGTGTGGATAACAAAGAGATTGGCCGCGTTGTCGTCTTTCGCGACATCAGTGCGATCAAACAACTCGAACGGCAAGAGCGTGAACGGGTGCGCAGTGTCTTCCGTCGCTACGTTTCACCGCAGGTCGCCGAACGGTTGTTGAGTGCCGGGAGTGATTTTGGAGCACCAACCGAGCGTACTGTGGCGGTGCTGTTCGCCGATATGCGCGGTTTTACCACCCTGACCGAGCAAATCGATGCACGGGTGTTGGTCGAGCGGATTCTCAATCGCTATTTCACCGCTATGACCGAAGTGCTTTACGCTTACGATGGCACGATTGACAAGTTTCTCGGCGATGGGCTGATCGGTGTGTTTGGTTCACCTATTGCCCATCCTGATGATCCACAACGAGTGATTCGAGCGGCGGTGTCGATGCAGCGAGCCTTTGCCAAGCTGGCTAAACAGTGGCAGGAGGAGCTGAATCTGCGGATCGGGATGGGGATTGGGATCGGCTATGGTACGGCCGTTGTTGGTAATGTCGGTTCGGCGCAGCGCCAAGATTATACGCTGATCGGCGATGTGGTCAATACAGCCTCACGTTTGTGTGGGATTGCGCAGGCCGGTCAGATAATTGTCTCATCACAGTTGGCGAGTGTCCTCGGTGAACAATCGCCTTACCCGCTGCGATTACTGGGTGTGACCCGCTTGAAGGGAAAACAGGAAGAACACATGATTTACGAGGTGGTGCTTGATCAGATGGTGCGTACCTCGCTGGCCCGTTGA
- a CDS encoding anti-sigma factor — protein MEQPSEEEITELLTAYALDALDPSERTRVQRLLTERPELQQMLTELRAAADLLPHSLDRPVLPPELRQRTIDYAVGRRRRNEQGPPIALSRRWSLLRVAWSSVTTVLFIGLVVAMVYLNSLRQELSLAIQERDRAQALAATVQASARQLATLFTSSEPVATLAGDGGQGVVFRDTTGQIVVVAVLPPLPADQVYQLWLIEGETAPVSGGVFTVDVSGYGLLRLPTTSAMSGTTLAVTAEPAPGSPGPTGTILMIGKVT, from the coding sequence ATGGAACAACCGTCGGAAGAAGAAATAACGGAGCTGTTGACTGCATATGCGCTCGATGCGCTTGACCCATCAGAACGGACGCGCGTACAGCGATTGTTGACCGAACGGCCCGAATTGCAGCAGATGCTCACCGAATTACGCGCGGCTGCCGATCTATTGCCGCACAGCCTTGATCGTCCGGTATTGCCACCCGAACTACGGCAGCGCACGATTGATTATGCGGTTGGTCGGCGCCGACGGAACGAGCAAGGGCCTCCCATCGCTTTATCCCGTCGATGGAGTCTATTGAGGGTAGCTTGGAGCAGTGTAACGACCGTCCTCTTCATCGGATTGGTCGTAGCGATGGTGTATCTGAACAGTTTGCGCCAAGAGCTATCGCTTGCCATTCAAGAGCGTGATCGGGCACAAGCGCTGGCAGCAACCGTGCAGGCCTCTGCCCGGCAATTAGCAACTCTCTTCACGTCGTCCGAACCGGTAGCGACACTCGCCGGTGACGGTGGGCAGGGCGTAGTCTTTCGTGACACGACGGGTCAGATCGTCGTGGTGGCCGTCTTGCCGCCGTTGCCTGCCGATCAAGTATACCAACTCTGGCTCATCGAAGGTGAGACTGCACCGGTGAGTGGTGGTGTCTTTACCGTTGATGTCAGCGGGTACGGTCTGCTGCGGTTGCCAACGACGAGCGCGATGAGTGGTACAACGCTGGCGGTGACTGCCGAACCGGCACCCGGTAGTCCGGGTCCAACCGGTACGATCCTGATGATCGGGAAGGTAACATAG
- a CDS encoding sigma-70 family RNA polymerase sigma factor produces the protein MPLEQPSESRLRDLSDEFLIDLIVQREEAALGELYDRYAALVYAIALRITGDRQTAEEVMQDVFHNIWQTAGGFRRQAGLVVHWLIGISRHRAIDALRSKRERVRRREVTGVDVGTLLPAGVESVLEQRMLRETVRAALADLPPAQRQAIEMAYYGGLTQSEIAEQLGEPLGTIKTRLRLGLLKLRDVLRSLVE, from the coding sequence ATGCCTCTAGAACAGCCTTCAGAGAGTAGGTTGCGCGATCTGAGTGATGAGTTTCTGATCGATTTGATTGTGCAGCGGGAGGAAGCAGCGTTGGGTGAACTGTACGATCGCTACGCTGCTTTGGTGTATGCCATTGCTCTTCGGATCACCGGTGACCGACAGACTGCCGAGGAAGTGATGCAAGACGTGTTTCACAACATTTGGCAAACGGCAGGTGGATTCCGTCGGCAGGCCGGTTTGGTTGTACATTGGCTGATCGGAATAAGTCGGCATCGCGCAATTGATGCCTTGCGTAGCAAACGAGAACGGGTGCGGCGTCGCGAGGTGACGGGAGTCGATGTTGGCACATTGTTACCTGCCGGTGTCGAAAGCGTTCTCGAACAACGCATGTTACGTGAGACGGTACGAGCAGCTCTGGCCGATCTCCCACCAGCTCAACGACAGGCAATTGAAATGGCATACTATGGTGGTTTGACGCAAAGCGAAATTGCTGAACAGCTTGGCGAGCCATTGGGTACGATCAAAACGCGATTACGGCTCGGTTTGTTGAAATTACGCGATGTACTACGTTCGCTGGTGGAGTAA
- a CDS encoding ferritin-like domain-containing protein, whose amino-acid sequence MTVTTENTKQGVFSRRSLIKGAASLGGGLMVASFAGLFGIQTASAGHDRKDDPQLILNLAATAETLATTFYYAALTSAKFTLADDDVRYLKFALDAEKYHLDFLVANGGRALTNQFYVPANLLSDPALFVQVGADAETAFVGAYLAATRRFAELGVDRIAGTTAQHACSEAQHLALIREIGGFVPNNLALPLPIYYNVSDAVPTLAPFLQGGQGFIGPVMAPTAAQIMAVLGGVKSDPTKPYTQVF is encoded by the coding sequence ATGACAGTGACAACCGAAAACACCAAGCAGGGCGTCTTTTCGCGACGAAGTCTGATCAAAGGAGCAGCAAGTTTGGGGGGAGGGTTGATGGTTGCGAGCTTTGCCGGTCTGTTTGGGATTCAAACGGCATCAGCCGGCCATGATCGCAAGGACGATCCACAATTGATCTTGAATTTGGCTGCTACTGCTGAGACGTTGGCGACAACCTTCTACTATGCGGCATTAACTTCTGCCAAATTCACACTTGCTGACGACGATGTTCGTTACCTCAAATTTGCATTGGACGCTGAGAAGTACCATCTCGATTTTCTGGTAGCTAACGGTGGGCGGGCGCTGACCAACCAGTTTTATGTTCCGGCGAACTTGCTCAGTGATCCAGCACTCTTTGTGCAAGTAGGGGCCGATGCTGAGACGGCGTTTGTCGGGGCGTATTTAGCGGCCACACGCCGTTTTGCCGAATTGGGGGTAGATCGGATTGCCGGTACGACGGCCCAGCATGCGTGCAGCGAAGCGCAACATCTGGCATTGATCCGCGAGATCGGTGGCTTTGTGCCCAATAATCTGGCACTGCCGTTACCGATTTATTACAACGTTTCAGATGCGGTGCCAACTCTAGCGCCGTTCTTGCAAGGCGGGCAAGGGTTTATCGGTCCGGTAATGGCACCGACGGCGGCACAGATTATGGCGGTCCTTGGTGGGGTCAAGTCTGACCCAACGAAGCCCTACACGCAAGTGTTCTAA
- a CDS encoding histone deacetylase family protein, with the protein MRVFYSDTFVLPLPPGHRFPMEKYALLRERVIAENIVSLDRLHVPEPASVDELVRVHTPAYIERVMTGRLTGAEIRRIGFPWSPQMVERSRRSAGATIAACRVALQEGVGVNLAGGTHHAFADAGAGYCVFNDAAVAARAMQAEGRVRQIAIIDCDVHQGDGTAAIFADDPTVFTFSIHGAHNFPFRKQQSDLDIALPDATGDAAYLDALEWGLRQTFATAKPDLVIYLAGADPYYDDRLGRLSLTKAGLAERDRLVFGYCRSAGVPVAVTMAGGYARQINDTVDIHAHTVAAASLGHL; encoded by the coding sequence ATGCGCGTCTTTTATTCTGACACCTTTGTCTTACCGTTACCGCCGGGGCACCGCTTTCCAATGGAGAAGTATGCGTTGCTGCGCGAGCGGGTGATAGCCGAAAACATTGTCTCGCTCGATCGGCTCCACGTGCCCGAACCGGCTAGTGTTGATGAATTGGTCCGGGTTCATACACCGGCGTACATCGAACGGGTGATGACCGGTCGGTTAACAGGCGCCGAGATACGCCGGATCGGTTTTCCATGGTCGCCACAGATGGTTGAGCGCTCGCGCCGGTCGGCGGGAGCGACGATTGCTGCGTGCCGGGTGGCATTGCAAGAAGGGGTAGGCGTGAATTTGGCCGGCGGCACGCACCATGCGTTTGCCGATGCCGGAGCCGGCTATTGTGTCTTTAATGACGCAGCGGTGGCAGCGCGAGCGATGCAGGCCGAGGGTCGTGTGCGTCAGATTGCGATTATCGATTGTGATGTGCATCAAGGTGATGGTACAGCAGCGATTTTTGCCGACGATCCGACCGTTTTCACATTCTCAATCCACGGTGCCCATAATTTTCCTTTTCGCAAACAGCAAAGCGATCTTGATATTGCGTTACCCGATGCAACCGGCGATGCTGCTTACCTCGATGCACTCGAGTGGGGCCTGCGGCAGACCTTTGCTACGGCCAAACCCGATCTGGTGATCTATTTAGCCGGTGCCGACCCTTACTACGATGACCGTTTGGGGCGATTGAGTTTGACCAAGGCCGGTTTAGCCGAACGTGATCGACTCGTTTTTGGCTATTGTCGGTCGGCGGGTGTGCCGGTGGCGGTAACAATGGCCGGCGGGTATGCGCGCCAGATCAATGATACGGTCGATATTCATGCCCATACGGTGGCCGCTGCGTCGTTGGGACACTTGTAG
- a CDS encoding calcium/sodium antiporter, with translation MTVILFLVGVVLLVFGADLLVRGAASLAASMGVSSLIIGLTVVAVGTSSPEIAVSLQAAFQGQGAITLGNIVGSNIANVMLILGVAAMFGPLPVDRQIFRRDLPVMIGASLLTLLLAFDRELSRVDGVIMLLGLLGYIWAIWPREETQQTSVSHHHHQQHWRGVVLQLAMVVGGLALLVLGANWLVDGAVAFASWFGVSELIIGLTIVAVGTSLPEIATSVIAGLRGERDIAVGNVIGSNILNLLLVLALTIVLSPQPIAVPVETVQLDLPVMVGAALVCLPIFFTRRMVSQREGSLLLVYYLSYTLYLILSASQNDELPLYNTVVGLVLVPLTVVLLVVRALRWLGEERRLRQMTDVAE, from the coding sequence ATGACGGTCATCCTCTTCCTTGTTGGGGTCGTGTTGTTAGTGTTCGGGGCCGATCTGTTAGTCCGTGGTGCTGCAAGTTTGGCCGCCAGTATGGGCGTCTCGTCGTTGATTATCGGGTTGACGGTCGTGGCCGTTGGGACGAGTTCGCCGGAGATTGCGGTGAGTTTGCAGGCTGCCTTCCAAGGACAAGGTGCTATTACGCTTGGAAATATCGTAGGGAGTAATATTGCTAATGTGATGCTGATCTTGGGCGTGGCCGCAATGTTTGGCCCACTGCCGGTAGATCGACAGATCTTCCGACGTGATTTGCCGGTAATGATCGGTGCGTCACTGTTGACGTTGCTGCTTGCCTTTGACCGTGAACTGTCACGAGTCGATGGAGTTATTATGCTCTTGGGTCTACTAGGGTACATTTGGGCGATCTGGCCGCGTGAAGAGACCCAACAGACATCGGTTTCGCACCATCACCATCAGCAACATTGGCGGGGCGTAGTGTTACAACTGGCGATGGTGGTCGGTGGTCTTGCCCTACTCGTTCTTGGGGCGAATTGGCTGGTCGATGGCGCAGTTGCCTTTGCGTCGTGGTTTGGCGTGAGCGAACTGATTATCGGGTTAACGATAGTCGCTGTTGGCACATCGTTACCTGAAATTGCCACTTCGGTGATTGCCGGGTTGCGGGGTGAACGTGATATTGCAGTGGGGAATGTGATCGGCAGTAATATTCTTAATCTGTTACTCGTACTGGCGCTGACGATTGTTTTGTCGCCACAGCCGATTGCCGTGCCCGTCGAGACGGTTCAGCTCGATCTGCCGGTGATGGTTGGGGCCGCCCTTGTGTGTCTCCCTATCTTCTTTACCCGCCGCATGGTTTCGCAACGTGAAGGTAGCTTGCTGTTAGTATATTATCTCAGTTATACGCTCTACTTGATCCTCAGTGCTAGTCAGAATGACGAATTGCCACTGTATAATACGGTCGTCGGCTTAGTGCTGGTACCGCTGACGGTTGTGTTGTTGGTGGTTCGCGCATTGCGCTGGTTGGGTGAAGAGCGTCGATTGCGTCAAATGACCGATGTAGCTGAGTAG
- a CDS encoding RNA recognition motif domain-containing protein, whose amino-acid sequence MYVKLFVGNLAWSVDDATLEQFFQAYGDVRSARVINDRETGRSRGFGFVEMDVTDVAKVISQTNGQPINGREIRVNEAEDKGSRGPRSGGDRGDRGGFGGRRY is encoded by the coding sequence ATGTACGTGAAGCTCTTTGTCGGCAATTTGGCTTGGAGTGTCGATGATGCAACCCTCGAGCAGTTCTTCCAAGCTTACGGTGATGTACGTAGCGCGCGGGTAATTAACGATCGTGAGACCGGTCGATCGCGTGGATTTGGCTTTGTCGAGATGGACGTTACCGACGTTGCGAAGGTCATTAGCCAAACCAACGGTCAGCCGATCAACGGGCGTGAGATTCGGGTCAACGAGGCGGAGGATAAGGGTTCGCGAGGCCCTCGTTCCGGCGGTGACCGCGGAGATCGCGGCGGCTTCGGCGGTCGGCGTTATTAA
- a CDS encoding polyprenyl synthetase family protein: protein MMAENDVKAQIQAEMRAAFPVVEGRLSRFYAMQEYHLGWRNEDLTPAIADPGKLIRPQLVLLACTAAGGDPQQALPLAAGIQLLHDFSLIHDDIEDDSAMRRGRRTLWHIWGLAHGINAGDAMFVIAHLAIHRLADVGVPAERVLAILRRFDEVILRICEGQYLDLSFEGDLSITPDDYLTMIGGKTAALIAGAAELGARVAGAPEATVTALAEFGRALGLGFQIEDDILGIWGAPERTGKPFAADLYRRKVSLPIVHALTHSPDRERLAELYRRPTLDDAAVTEVLAILDHAGSRAYCAAIANEHHQAAFTALAAVQSPTPAAVAARERLHALTQSLIGRQA, encoded by the coding sequence ATGATGGCGGAAAATGACGTTAAAGCGCAGATTCAGGCGGAAATGCGCGCTGCATTTCCGGTAGTCGAAGGGCGATTGAGTCGGTTCTACGCCATGCAGGAATACCACCTTGGCTGGCGTAACGAAGATCTGACACCGGCGATAGCCGATCCGGGCAAGCTCATTCGGCCCCAACTGGTACTATTGGCCTGTACGGCAGCCGGTGGTGATCCGCAACAGGCGCTACCCCTGGCAGCCGGTATCCAGCTCCTCCACGACTTTTCCCTAATTCACGACGATATCGAAGATGACAGCGCCATGCGGCGTGGTCGTCGGACGCTATGGCACATCTGGGGGTTGGCACACGGCATAAATGCGGGCGATGCGATGTTTGTGATTGCCCATCTCGCCATTCATCGTCTGGCTGACGTGGGGGTTCCGGCTGAGCGCGTATTGGCAATCTTGCGCCGGTTTGATGAAGTGATTTTACGGATTTGTGAAGGGCAGTATCTCGATCTTAGCTTCGAGGGGGATCTGAGTATTACGCCCGACGATTATCTCACGATGATCGGCGGCAAAACTGCTGCCCTTATTGCCGGGGCAGCCGAGCTTGGTGCGCGGGTTGCCGGTGCTCCAGAGGCAACCGTTACCGCGCTGGCCGAGTTTGGTCGCGCGTTGGGGCTGGGCTTTCAGATCGAAGATGACATCCTTGGTATCTGGGGAGCACCCGAACGGACCGGTAAGCCTTTTGCCGCCGATCTGTACCGGCGGAAGGTCAGCTTACCGATTGTACACGCGCTAACCCATAGTCCTGATCGTGAGCGATTGGCCGAACTCTATCGCCGACCCACCCTCGACGATGCGGCAGTGACCGAGGTGTTGGCCATTCTCGATCACGCCGGTTCGCGTGCGTATTGTGCGGCCATAGCCAACGAACATCATCAGGCGGCGTTTACTGCACTGGCTGCCGTGCAATCACCGACACCGGCGGCGGTGGCTGCACGGGAACGGTTGCATGCGCTCACCCAGAGTCTCATCGGGCGACAAGCGTAA
- a CDS encoding BlaI/MecI/CopY family transcriptional regulator codes for MAFNLRFRFSPTKDGLVKVLGPLETEIMQILWQEGSSTVKKVHRKLAQQRDIAYTTVMTTMSRLAEKGVLHRERDGLAYVYTPVINEDEFVNLVVQQVLDGLLDDYSDTAISYMVDYLAKNNPSELRRLQREITKRLNL; via the coding sequence ATGGCCTTCAATCTGCGCTTTCGCTTTAGCCCCACCAAAGATGGTCTGGTCAAAGTACTCGGCCCACTCGAGACGGAAATTATGCAAATCCTCTGGCAAGAGGGTTCAAGCACGGTAAAAAAGGTGCATCGCAAGCTCGCTCAGCAGCGCGATATTGCCTACACGACCGTTATGACTACCATGAGCCGGCTCGCCGAAAAGGGTGTGCTTCATCGTGAGCGCGACGGGCTGGCGTATGTGTATACCCCGGTCATTAACGAAGATGAGTTCGTCAATCTGGTCGTGCAACAGGTCCTCGATGGATTGCTCGATGACTACAGTGATACCGCAATTTCGTACATGGTCGATTATCTTGCCAAGAACAACCCCTCTGAATTGCGGCGTCTGCAACGCGAGATTACCAAACGCTTGAATCTATGA
- the rimO gene encoding 30S ribosomal protein S12 methylthiotransferase RimO: MKYHIVTLGCPKNAVDSEGMDGLLSAEGHQAVTSADEADVIIVNTCSFIAAARAETLGVLQALAERKRPGQRLIAAGCMAQSHPAEVMGVQGVDGTVGTQQWTQIGAVVNQPAQPVIPLTVTQPTHTIPLTPTTNGAQPVSYADWRTTQIRRTRHTPSAYLKISDGCNLRCAFCTIPSFKGDMRSKPVGAVLAEAQELVAQGVREIVLVAQHLTDYGRDLGLRDGLAILLDELCQVTPSDIWIRLMYAYPHGISERLIATMASHPQICHYLDMPLQHAHPATLRRMRRPPDTDRTLRLIAELRSAMPDIAIRSTFIVGYPGETTAEFNALIEFLHTAQLDRVGAFRYSREPGTPAAELPAQVRPHVIERRWHELMRVQQMISRARNQRWVGRTLTVLIEGNGATDDGQPLSVGRSFRDAPEIDGQVFVWGTHPIGSMVSVRVMQATDYDLWGEVAV, from the coding sequence ATGAAATATCACATTGTTACGCTGGGTTGTCCGAAGAACGCCGTTGATAGTGAAGGGATGGACGGACTACTCAGCGCCGAAGGACATCAGGCCGTTACTTCAGCCGATGAGGCTGACGTGATTATCGTTAACACATGTAGTTTTATCGCCGCTGCACGCGCCGAAACGCTCGGTGTCTTGCAAGCATTGGCCGAGCGCAAGCGGCCCGGTCAGCGGCTGATCGCCGCCGGTTGTATGGCGCAAAGTCATCCGGCTGAAGTGATGGGGGTGCAAGGTGTTGATGGTACGGTCGGTACGCAGCAATGGACGCAGATCGGCGCAGTCGTGAACCAACCGGCCCAGCCGGTTATTCCGCTAACCGTGACTCAGCCGACCCATACGATTCCTCTCACGCCGACCACGAACGGCGCCCAGCCTGTTTCGTATGCCGACTGGCGCACGACGCAGATCCGACGCACGCGCCACACACCTTCTGCCTATCTTAAAATATCTGATGGTTGTAACTTGCGCTGCGCGTTCTGCACAATTCCTAGTTTCAAGGGGGATATGCGCTCGAAACCGGTTGGGGCAGTATTGGCTGAAGCACAAGAGTTGGTTGCGCAGGGTGTGCGTGAAATTGTGCTGGTTGCCCAGCACCTGACCGATTATGGTCGTGATCTAGGGTTGCGCGATGGCCTGGCTATCTTGCTCGATGAACTGTGCCAGGTGACACCATCGGATATCTGGATCCGGCTGATGTACGCTTACCCCCACGGAATTAGCGAGCGCTTGATTGCCACAATGGCCAGCCATCCGCAGATCTGCCACTATCTCGATATGCCGTTGCAACACGCCCACCCGGCCACGCTGCGTCGGATGCGGCGGCCACCCGATACCGATCGTACCTTGCGGTTGATTGCCGAATTGCGCTCGGCAATGCCTGATATTGCCATCCGCTCAACGTTTATTGTCGGTTATCCCGGTGAGACGACGGCCGAGTTCAATGCCCTGATCGAGTTTCTCCATACTGCCCAACTCGACCGGGTAGGCGCTTTTCGCTATTCGCGTGAACCGGGTACACCTGCTGCCGAGTTGCCCGCTCAGGTACGGCCACACGTGATCGAACGGCGCTGGCATGAGTTAATGCGAGTGCAGCAAATGATTTCACGTGCGCGTAATCAACGCTGGGTTGGCCGCACACTGACCGTCTTGATCGAAGGGAATGGTGCGACCGATGATGGTCAACCGCTGAGTGTGGGTCGCTCATTCCGGGATGCACCTGAAATTGACGGGCAAGTGTTTGTATGGGGAACGCACCCTATTGGAAGTATGGTATCGGTACGAGTGATGCAGGCTACCGATTACGATCTGTGGGGCGAAGTCGCTGTGTGA
- a CDS encoding YajQ family cyclic di-GMP-binding protein — protein MPGENSFDIVSDFDQQELVNAVDQTLREVQTRYDLKDAGVTLTLSKTELIIEADSEMALRSVRDVLETKALRRKLSLKIFDYGKPTDASGGRVRQVVTLRRGIDSELAKKIAKMIRDRFPKVQPRIQGDALRVTGKSRDELQAVIAFLRERESEIPVPLQMTNYR, from the coding sequence ATGCCAGGTGAAAATAGCTTTGATATTGTCTCGGATTTTGATCAGCAAGAGTTGGTAAATGCAGTTGATCAGACGTTGCGCGAGGTGCAGACGCGCTACGATCTCAAAGATGCCGGTGTGACGCTGACCTTAAGCAAAACAGAATTGATTATCGAAGCCGATAGCGAGATGGCATTGCGCAGTGTACGTGATGTGCTCGAGACCAAAGCCCTACGCCGAAAACTCTCGCTCAAAATTTTCGATTATGGTAAGCCGACCGATGCCAGCGGTGGCCGTGTGCGGCAGGTGGTGACGTTGCGGCGCGGCATTGATAGTGAACTGGCGAAAAAGATTGCCAAAATGATCCGCGATCGCTTCCCTAAGGTTCAGCCGCGGATTCAGGGTGATGCGTTACGGGTGACAGGCAAGAGTCGTGATGAGTTGCAAGCGGTGATTGCCTTTTTGCGTGAACGGGAGAGTGAAATTCCGGTGCCGTTGCAAATGACAAACTATCGTTAG